CCTGGAGGTGAGAAATGGGGTGGACTTGCAGCAATCGGTGGGTGCAGATGTGTTGTTCATGAGGACATTCTGGATCTGTTCGGGACAATTTTCCTCATGCGAAAGGCAGGGGTTTTTCTCCTCCTAAAGGTGGAGAAGTTTAAGGACTTCAGTTTCCTGTTCTGCCTTTTGCCCCTGGTGCCACAAGAACAGGCCAGAATAAGGGATTTCCCTGAGTCAAAACAAGGCATGATTCCCGGGAATTCCTGCATCAGGAAATCTTTCTGAGAGACCCATCCTGACATAATGGTGACATTATGCATGCGGATGCCCTGCTCGGTGCCTTTCTTGACCTGACCCCCGACTGGATTGCAGTCCATGACCTGCAAGGCAGGCCGGTGCTGATCAGTTCAGCTTATGTCAGGGCAATGGGTCAAACTGCAAACAAAAGGTCAGGGCAGACCCCGTTCAACTGTCCCGAAGCATTTCACGATCTTCCTGTCTTTGAATGGAAGATCGGAACACCTTCTCCTGCCCTTCAGACCTTGCTCTCTGAGGTCCAGGTGGAGCTCGAAGGAAACCTTCACGTGCTGCAAGCCACACGGATGCTGCTGAAAGATCACGCTGGACGGCCCTGGGGCACGCTCTGTTATGCCCATGAAGTCACCCGTGAACGCACCATGGAAGAAGCCCTTGAGGAGCAACATGAGTTTCTGAGGAACATCCTGGACAGCGATCCCAGCCTGATTTTTGTCAAGGACAGTGAAGGACGGTTCACACTGGTCAATCAGGCAATGGCCGACCTGTACCAGCAGACCCCAGAAAGCATGCTTGGAAAAACTGTAGGGGACATCAACCCCAACGCAAAGGATGTGGAACGTTTCGAGGCCCAGGACCGTGAGGTCCTGCAGCACAAAGAGGCCCGAAAATTCCCACCTTTCCTGATCACAGATGCAAAAGGACAAAGGCGCTGGCTTTACACCACCAAACAGCCTGTGTACCGCAGAGGAAAGCCTCTGGATCTGGTTCTGGGGGTGACCTCTGACCTGACCCATCTGCACGAAACCCAGCATGCCCTGCAGACCAGAGAGACCGAATATCGAACCCTTCTGGAGCAGGCAGAGCGCAAAGCCCGAGAACTGACCCTGCTGAACCAGGTGCAGGAGGCCATTGCCAACAAACTGGAGCGCTCTGCCCTCTATGACGCGGTGGTGGAAGCCATCGCGGAGCAACTGGGCTACACCCTGGTGATCATGACCGTCCCTGAGGGAGACCGTATTTTGCGGGTGGCTTACCGGGGGTACGAAGATTTGCCCCTCACCGTGCCTGCTGAGGGCAGTGCTGCCGGGTGGTCGCTGCGCACAGGAAAGGCCCTCCTGATCGAAGATGTTCAGGGGGCAACAGATTACGTGGAAGCCATGCCAGGGGTGCGGTCCTGCATCAGTGTTCCCGTGTTCTCAGGGCAGCGGGTCGTGGGCGCTCTGGTGGTGGAAAGCAAAAATCGCCCTCTTGAACAGCAGGACCTGAACCTGATCCAGCGGGTGTCCGAACAGTTGCGGATTGCCCTGGAAAATGCAGAGCTGCATGAAAAAACCAGACGGGATCTGGTCCGGGCACAGGCCCTGTATCAGGTCAGCCAGACGTTGCACCACCAGGGCACCCAGGAAGCCTTGCTGGAGCAAATCTGCCAGAGCGTCATGCAGGCCATGCCTGCCCGCTGGTGCCTGATCTACATCATGAATTTCGAGCAACAGAGCGTGGACTTTGCAGCCAGCACAGCACAGGATGCAGCTCCTCTGCCCATCATTCCCTTTCATGAGCTGAATGCAGGTCTCACAGGCTGGGTCCTGCGGGAACACCGTCCCACCCTTTCCCTGAAAGGCGTGCCAGATGAAAGAGAAGGGGCGGAAGTACAGGAACACCGCGCAAAAAGGGACATTGGTTCACTGATTGTGGTGCCCCTGATTTATCAGGGCAAACCCATGGGAACCCTCACGGCACTGAACAACATGCAGGACCCGGACTACACCGAGAGCGATGTGGACTGGTTGATGAGCATTGGCAATCAGGTGGCCCTTGCCCTGGCACAACGGCAACTCATCGACCAGATTCAGCATCTGGCCTACCATGATCCCCTGACCAACCTGCCCAACCGTCTGCTGTTCGAGGAGCAACTCAAACAGGCGATTGCACGTGCGAAACGCCTTGGGACAAAACTGGCCCTGCTCTTCATCGACCTCGATGGGTTCAAGAATGTGAATGACACGCTGGGCCACCACATTGGGGACCTGTTGCTGCACACCCTCAGCCAGCGGTTCAAGGAACGCACCCGTGAGAGCGATTCTTTTGCCCGCATGGGCGGAGACGAATTCGCCATGATCCTCAATAACCTGCGGGACCCTGCAGATGCTGTGCAGGTGGCACAGGAGTTTCTGGACCTGCTGCGCGCCCCTTTTCACATCAACATGCACGAGCTCTTCATCTCGGCCAGCATCGGGATCAGTGTATTTCCAGACAACGGAGAGGACGTCAGCACCCTGCTGAGGCATGCGGACACCGCCATGTACCGGGCCAAGGCCTCAGGGAAAAACGACATCAAGAGCTTCACCCCGGAACTGGCAGAAAAGGCCAGAGAGCGGCTTTCACTGGAAACAGAACTGAGATATGCCCTGCAGAGGGGTGAATTTCAGCTGTACTACCAGCCGATCAAAGACCTGCAAACCCTGGAAACCGTGGGGCATGAGGCCTTGCTGCGCTGGATTCACGCCGAGCGTGGGTTCATCCCACCCGACCGTTTCATCCCCGTGGCCGAGGAATCTGGCCTGATCACCGCCCTGGGGGCCTGGGTGATCCATGAAGCCTGCAGGCAAAATGCCGAATGGCAACGGATGGGCAGGCCTCCTGTGCGGGTCGCCGTGAACATCTCCATGATCCAGTTCGCCACCTCCAGCTTTGTGAAAACCGTCAAAAGTGCCCTGCAAACCAGCGGGCTGGGAGTGGAGTGGCTGGAACTTGAAGTCACCGAGAGCGTGGTGATGCACGACGTGAAGATGGTCAAAGAACGCCTCAGTGAGCTCCGGGACCTTGGGGTGAGGATCTCCATCGATGACTTCGGGACAGGATATTCATCTCTGAAGTACCTGCAGGAATTGCCCATCGACACCCTGAAGATCGACCGTTCCTTTGTGAATGCTGTTCAGTCTGGGTCCAGTGATGCTCCACTGGTCCGCACCATCATCCTGATGGCCCAGAGCCTGGGGCTCAATGTGGTTGCAGAAGGCGTAGAGACCGTGGACCAGCTGGTGTACTTGCAGTCTCTGGGATGCAGCGAAGCGCAGGGATACCATTTTTCCAGACCGCTTCCTCCATCGCAATTGTGAACAATCGTAATGATCCTCTGAACATTTGATCCATCCTGCAGAAAAGCCTAGAGTGAAGGCATGCAGAACCAGGACGATCTGGCGGTGCAGGTGGCCCGCCTGTACTACTACCAGAACCTCACCACTGAAAAAATTGCAGAAGAACTCGGACTGTCGAGGCCCAAAGTCAGCCGCCTTCTGACCCATGCCAAGAAAAACGGACTGGTGGAAATCCGCATCCACGACCCCCGCGAGCCCACCCGCACCCTGGAAGGCCTGCTGAGGGAACACTTTCAACTGGAGAGGGTGCACGTCATTCCCACACCCGAAAACGCCAACGAGGCAGAATGCATGCGCCGGGTTGCCATGTACGCAGCCAACCACATGGGCATGCTGATTCAGCCTGGAATGACCGTGGGGATTGCCTGGGGTACCACCCTCAATGCCGTATCACAGCACCTCATTCCCAAACCCATCCCCGGGGTCACACTGGTGCAACTGAATGGTTCTGGCACCCCCACCAACTTCATGAGTGATCACGCTCTGGGTCTGCTGCAACGCTTCGGAGACAACTATCAGGCCTCGGTGAATCCCTTCCCGATTCCAGCCTTTTTTGACTATTCAGAGACCAAACAGGCCCTGTGGCGTGAACGCAGCATCAGACGCGTTCTGGACCTGCAACAGCAGGCAGACCTGTTGCTGTACTCCATTGGCAGCGCAAAAGCCAGCGTGCTCAGTTACGTGTATGCTGCCAATTATCTGGACCCCCAGGATTTGAAGGACATGCAGCAGATGAACGTGGTCGGAGACATTGCCACGGTGTTCTTCCGGGAGGATGGCAGTTTCGATGGCATCCCCCTGAACGACCGGGCCAGTGGACCGGACCTCAGCCTCTTCAAAAACCGCAAAGGGGCCGTATGCATTGTTGCAGGAGAAAGCAAGGCCCTGGCCCTCTGGGGTGCACTCAGGGGACGTCTGATGAGTGAACTGATCGTGGATGACAAAACGGTCCGCAAAGTTCTGGGGTACGGAGGGGTGGTTTGATGGGGCTTTGCCCAGGGCAGAAAGCAAAAGGCTGAAGGCTTTTGAGGATGTAGCATAAGCCTTTCTGCTTTCACACCCCAACGGCAGGTCCTGGGTTCCACACCCCAGCCTGAGCTGTCCTTTTCGCATATTCCGAGAAATCCCGAGCAGGGCGACGGAGCACACGCTCCACTGTATCGGTGGTTGGCGTATTCCTGCCGTCCAGGACCTCAGTGAACAGTTCATGCATCAAAGCCACCATTTCTGGAGGCCAGCCCTGTTGTTGCAAGGCCCCCACGAAAACCTCGATGGGAATCGGGTGGTATTCAATTGGGCGGCCCGTGGCGAGGGCAATTTCCTGGGTGGCTTCTGCAAAAGTCAGGGCACGGGGGCCGGTCACTTC
This sequence is a window from Deinococcus cellulosilyticus NBRC 106333 = KACC 11606. Protein-coding genes within it:
- a CDS encoding EAL domain-containing protein, with protein sequence MHADALLGAFLDLTPDWIAVHDLQGRPVLISSAYVRAMGQTANKRSGQTPFNCPEAFHDLPVFEWKIGTPSPALQTLLSEVQVELEGNLHVLQATRMLLKDHAGRPWGTLCYAHEVTRERTMEEALEEQHEFLRNILDSDPSLIFVKDSEGRFTLVNQAMADLYQQTPESMLGKTVGDINPNAKDVERFEAQDREVLQHKEARKFPPFLITDAKGQRRWLYTTKQPVYRRGKPLDLVLGVTSDLTHLHETQHALQTRETEYRTLLEQAERKARELTLLNQVQEAIANKLERSALYDAVVEAIAEQLGYTLVIMTVPEGDRILRVAYRGYEDLPLTVPAEGSAAGWSLRTGKALLIEDVQGATDYVEAMPGVRSCISVPVFSGQRVVGALVVESKNRPLEQQDLNLIQRVSEQLRIALENAELHEKTRRDLVRAQALYQVSQTLHHQGTQEALLEQICQSVMQAMPARWCLIYIMNFEQQSVDFAASTAQDAAPLPIIPFHELNAGLTGWVLREHRPTLSLKGVPDEREGAEVQEHRAKRDIGSLIVVPLIYQGKPMGTLTALNNMQDPDYTESDVDWLMSIGNQVALALAQRQLIDQIQHLAYHDPLTNLPNRLLFEEQLKQAIARAKRLGTKLALLFIDLDGFKNVNDTLGHHIGDLLLHTLSQRFKERTRESDSFARMGGDEFAMILNNLRDPADAVQVAQEFLDLLRAPFHINMHELFISASIGISVFPDNGEDVSTLLRHADTAMYRAKASGKNDIKSFTPELAEKARERLSLETELRYALQRGEFQLYYQPIKDLQTLETVGHEALLRWIHAERGFIPPDRFIPVAEESGLITALGAWVIHEACRQNAEWQRMGRPPVRVAVNISMIQFATSSFVKTVKSALQTSGLGVEWLELEVTESVVMHDVKMVKERLSELRDLGVRISIDDFGTGYSSLKYLQELPIDTLKIDRSFVNAVQSGSSDAPLVRTIILMAQSLGLNVVAEGVETVDQLVYLQSLGCSEAQGYHFSRPLPPSQL
- a CDS encoding sugar-binding transcriptional regulator, which translates into the protein MQNQDDLAVQVARLYYYQNLTTEKIAEELGLSRPKVSRLLTHAKKNGLVEIRIHDPREPTRTLEGLLREHFQLERVHVIPTPENANEAECMRRVAMYAANHMGMLIQPGMTVGIAWGTTLNAVSQHLIPKPIPGVTLVQLNGSGTPTNFMSDHALGLLQRFGDNYQASVNPFPIPAFFDYSETKQALWRERSIRRVLDLQQQADLLLYSIGSAKASVLSYVYAANYLDPQDLKDMQQMNVVGDIATVFFREDGSFDGIPLNDRASGPDLSLFKNRKGAVCIVAGESKALALWGALRGRLMSELIVDDKTVRKVLGYGGVV